CGGCGGGCGTGACCACGGGGTCCCCGAACGTCTCGAGCCTGACGATCACCTCGTCCTCCCGGCGCTGCTGCACGAGGACGAGGAGCTGCTGCCTGATGTCGGGCTCGTCGACCGTGGCCCGCACCAGCCAGCGACGCCCCCGGTCCTCGCCCCCCGGCATGACGGTCGCGGCCTCGTGGAGGATCACGTGGCCGCCGCCGTGCCGCGCGACGGTCTTGCTGAGCTCGGCGGACGCCGGGAGCGTCCCCTTGAGGAGTGCATGTGGCATGTCCTTCGGCCTCTCGAGGTGGGAGAAGGCGGGCGCGGGCGCGCCGTTGCGCCTGAACACGACGTAGTGGAGCGGCTTGCCCTGCGCGCGCCACTTCAGCGCGTACTTCGTCTCGAACACGGCGGGAGGCGGCTCCGGGCGCAGCTCCTCGTAGAGGCCCGTGGCCGCGGCGCTCTCGCGCGCGAACTCCAGGTAGCCCTCGTGGTCCGTGGCCAGGCGCACCTCGCCGCGCCCCTCCAGCCTGTCGGCGGCCAGCTCGAGGAACGCTGGCCTCATGAGGCGGTTCTTCTCGTGGCGGGCCTTCGGCCACGGGTCGGGGAAGTTCACGACGATCGACGCGATGCTGCCGCGGTCGAAGAGGTGCCTTACCGCGAACTCGGCGCCCACCTTCGCGATCCTCACGTTCGCGACGCCGTGGCGCGCGACGTTGCGCAGCGCCCGCTGGACGCTGCCGCTCGAGACCTCGAGCCCCACGAAGCGCGCGCCCGGCTCGGCCAGCGCCCGACGGACCGTGAAGCGCCCGTCGCCGAAGCCCACCTCCACGTGCAGCGGCCCGTCCTCCGCGAAGACGGCGTCCCAGTCGACGGGGAACGGCCCGGAGCGCCACGGCAGGAGGACGCGGGGGGCGCCCGCCGCCGCGGTCCCGCCCGGCTCGCGCCCCAGGGCCTCGGTCCCCGCGCTCACGCTGCCACCGACCCCGCGGCTGACCCCATCATCCGTCCGCCACGTACGGCCTGACCAGCAGGGCCTCGTTCGCCACGATGTCGGCGCGGAGGAAGGCGTCGCGCGACAGCTCGAGGAACGGCCCCGCGCCCTCGAGGAGCTGCAGGTCGAAGACGAGCACCGTGCCGTCCTCGCGGCGGCAGGCGACCTGCCGCACCGGCCGCTCCAGGGCCCTCTCCCACGCCGCGACGATGTTCACGTCCACACCCGCGGCGCCGGGAGCGATGGGCAGCTGGGTCAGCCGCGCCACGAGCCGCGCCGTGCGCGGACGCTTGCTCTGCAGCTTGAGCACGCCGGTCTTCACCAGGCGCTGCATGACGACCAGCGCGCGCTGCTCGTCGAGCCCGGCCTGCGCGGCGATGCGCGTGACGGTGCGGGTGCCGTCGGCGTTGTCGACCAGCGCCCGCTCCTCCGGGGTCAGGGAGACGCCGCCCGTGCGCAGCATCTCCTCGGCCATCGTCGCGCGCATGGGCACGGCGTCCCGGCTCAGGCGGGGCTCGCCCGGCTCCTCGGACGAGGTCCCGCGCCTGGCCTCGTCGAGGCGGCGCATCGCCTCGAGCACGAGGTTCTCCGTGCTCGTCGTGATCGTCTGCTCGGTCGCGGGCATGCCGATGCGGAACTCGAAGGTGCCCCGCTCGTCGGCGAAGAGCGCGTAGACGGCCTCCTCTCCCACCAGGCCGGCGAAGTCGGCGTGGACCGCCGCGCCCTTCTCGAAGTAGACGCGCGCCCGCCCCCGCGGGTGGTCGATGGTCAGCCGGCCAGAGCGACGCGCCGACGCGAGGAGCTGGAACAGGTCGACGAGGGAGAACAGGCCCAGGGTCCCCGTCACGCCCCGAATCGTATCGCGGCGCCCGCCCCCGGCGGCGCGCCCCGCGTCGGGAGCGCGATAGGCCGCCGGTATACTGCCTCGGTGCCCAAGCGCCTGGCCCGATCGCTGCTGCGTGAGACCGCGGGCCTCTACCTCTTGGGCGTCGCGGCGATCTGCCTGCTGCAGAGCGTCGACATGCTCTCCGTGCTGGCGCGCTTCCTGGTGCAGAACCAGGCGACGCTCGCCGACACCGGCCGCCTGCTCCTCTACAAGCTGCCCTGGTTCCTCCACCTCGGCCTGCCCGTGGCCGTCGTCTTCGCCGTGCTGCTGGCCTGCGGGCGCATGGCGAAGGACTCCGAGCTGAAGGCCGCCTACTCCTCTGGCATCGCGCCCCGCACGCTGTTCTGGCCGCTGGCGGCGTTCGGCCTCGCCGTGGGCGCCGTCAGCCTCGTCAACAACGGCTTCCTCGAGGCCCGCGCCGAGGCCGCCTACCAGGCGAAGGTCGACGAGTACCTCTACGTCAGGCCGCCCTCCGAGCTGCAGGTGAACGCCGCCTACGCCTACGAGGGCGGCGTCTTCTACGCGTCGCGCATGCGCTCGACGCCGGAGGACCCGAGCGTCGCCCGGCTCTCCGGCGTCCTCGTCGTGCGGCCGGACGGCACCGTCCTCACGGCGCTCGACGGCGAGTGGGACTCCCGCGAGCGCGTCTGGCGGCTGTTCGCCGCCGAGCGCACGCCGCCGGGCGGACGACCGGAGGGCGCCGGCTCGGTGACGGTGCCCTTCGCCCTGGAGGCGACCCCGGCGCAGACGCTCACGAGGCCGGCGGAGCTGCCGCTCGACCAGCTCGTGGCGCGCATGCGCACCGTCGCCGCGGCCGGCGGCGACACGCGCGAGCTGCGCTACGACCTGCACCGTCGCCTGGCCGACGCCCTCAGCGCGCCGATCTTCGCCGCCTTCGCCGCGGCGATCGCGCTGCGCGTGCGCGGGCGCGAGGCCGGCTTCGCCTGGACGATCGTGCTCATGGTCCTGTTCTGGGCCACGTGGGTACTCTCCGGCGACCTCTTCACGTCGGGGGCGCTGGGCCCCGTCGTGGCGGCCTGGCTGACGCCCGCGGCGGCCGGCGCCGGCGCGGCGCTCGTGGCGGCGAGGACGCTGCCCGGATGAACCGCTTCTCCCGCTACCTGCTCCGCGAGGTCATGCCGCTCTTCGTCGCCGCCCTCGTGGCGCTGCTCCTGCTCCTGATGCTGGCCGCCCTGCTCGGCGTTCTCGCCGACGCGCTGGCGCGCGGCGTGCCGCCCGGGCTGGTGGCGCGCTACATGCTCCTCAAGCTGCCCGCCGCCGTCGGTCCCGGCCTGCCCCTGGCGCTGCTCTTCGCGGCCCTCGTCGCCCTCACGCGGCTCGGGCAGGACGGCGAGGTGAAGGCGGCCCTGCTGCTGGGCATCGGCCCGCAGCGCTTCGCCTTCCCCGTCCTGGCGCTGGGCCTGGTCGTGAGCGCCGCCGCCTTCCTCAACAACGAGCTCGTCGTGCCCCGCAGCGAGCGCCTGGCGGGCGAGGTCGAGCGCGACATCCTGCTCCTCTCGCCCGAGACGGTCCTCGTCGAGGGCGCGTTCTTCACCGACGCGCTGGGCCGCAGCATCTTCATCGGCGCCATCGAGCCGGGCGGGCGGTTCGAGGACGTCACCGTCATCACCCCCGGCACCAGCCGCGGCCCGCGCGAGCTGATCAGGGCCGAGCTGGGCCGGGCCCGCCCCGACGAGGGCGTCTGGGAGCTGGAGGGCATCAGGTTCCAGGCGCTGCGGGACTCGGAGCTCACCCTCGACATCGCCGCCGCCGAGGCCGTGCTGCCGGTGCGGGGCCTCACGGCGCGCAGCAGCGCCGTCAGCGACCTCGTCTACCTGCCGCTGGGGGAGCTCGTCGCGCGCATCCGCGCCGCCGGTGACGCCGAGGCGCCCGCGGAGCGCACCGCCCTGCAGCGCAAGTTCGCCGAGCCCCTGGCGGCCACGGCCTTCGCGCTGTTCGCCGTCGCGCTCGGCCTCTACACGTTCCGCAGCGGCGCGAACATCGGCTTCGTGGCGGCGATGCTCCTGACCTTCGTCTACTACGCGACCTGGAGCGTGACGAAGCTGCTGGGGGCGCAGGGCACGATCCCGCCGTGGCTGGCGGCCTGGACGCCCGTCGCGCTCTACGCCGGCGGCGGCCTGATGCTGCTCGCGCTCGCCAGGAGGCGCTGATGCGCGCCCTGGCGCTGCTCCTGCTGGCGCTGTGCGCCGGCTGGGCCGGCGCCGCGCGCATCGTCATCGACGCCGCGCACGACCCGGAGAGCCGCCTCGAGATACGCTCCGTCACGCTGCCGGGCGGCGAGGCGGTGCAGGTCTACGTCCTCACGGGCCGCGGACTGACGGTGCGCATCGACGACGACGTCCTCGTCGCCGACCACGTCGAGTTCGACCTGACGCGGCGCATCGTGCGCGTCGTCGGCCGCGGCTCCTTCACGCGGGGCGCCGAGACGATCGAGGGCGACGACCTCGTCATAGACCTCGGCCGCGAGAGCCTCGAGGGCAGCGACGTGCTCATCGTCACGCCAGAGATCGACGTGAGCGGCGACAGCGCCAGCCGCGTGCCCGGCATGATCGCCATCGCCCTGGGCGAGTTCTCGCCGTGCGGACGCTGCGGGCAGGAGGTCGAGGACTACGGCTTCAGGGCCGAGCGCATCGAGCTCTACCCCGGTGACCGGCTCGTGGCCCACGGCGTCACCGTGCTGATCAGGGAGCGCCCCGCGTTCGCCGTGCCGCTGCTGGTGCTGCCCCTCGGCCCCGAGGACCGGCGTCCCCGCCTGCTCTACGAGACCGGCACGGCGACGTCCCGGGCGCGCATCGAGCTCACCTGGCCGTACGTGGCCGGCCCCGACGCGCGCGGATCCGTGACGCTGCGCTACCACGCCGACGTCGAGCCGGGCGCGTCGCGCCTCGGCGACGCGCTCCTCGGCGGCGCCGTGCGGCGCTCCTACTTCGGCGTGAGGCTCGACCACGCCTTCTACACCGAGCGCGGCGCCGGCGACCTCGTCGTCGACCTCACGCCCGGCTACGTCGAGCCGGACGGCTGGCGCCCGCCGCGCTGGACCGTCACCTTCTCCTACGCCGACGACCCGCTGCTCGGTCCGCCCACGAACGAGGTGCTGCTGCAGCGCGACGACGAGGAGCGCCCGTTCCTCTGGGAGGCGACCCTCAGGTCGCGGCGCGTCGGCTCGGGCGTCGACGCCCTCTTCTCGAGCCAGGTGTTCGTCGACCTCGAGCCCGCCGACGAGGTCGACAGGCCCTCCTACGCCGGCGGGCGCACGCCGCTGCTCACGCCGGCGCGCCTCGAGCTGCGCCCCGAGGTCGCGCCCCTCGAGCTCGGCGCGCTCACCGTCGACGACCTCCTCCTCGACCTCGGCGTGTTCGAGGACCGCAGCAACCCCACGAACCGCTCGGCGGCGCTCACGCCCACGGTCGGCACCGGCAGGGCGCTCGAGTCGCACGCGCTGTCGCTCGGCCCGCTCGACCTGTGGAGCGGCGCGAGCCTGAGCGCCCGCACCGACTTCAGCGGCTACTACTACGGCACCGGCGAGAGGCAGGTGGACTGGCTGACGCGCGCGACCGCCGAGCAGTCGTTCGGCGGCGTCGGCTCGTTGTCGCTGACCTTCACCCGCGACGTCACCGAGGGCGAGACGCCGTTCAGCTTCGACACCCTGGCCTACCGCGCCCGCACCGACCTCCTGGCCGCCCTGCTCCTCGACCCGGCCCCGTGGCTGCGCTTCCAGCAGCGCGGCGGCTACGTCTTCCTCGACGACCGCAACCCCGACTCCGAGGGCTGGGCGCCGCTGGAGACGACGGTGACGCTGCTGGGGAACGTCGACTGGGTGACCCTGACGGCCCGCAACGCCTACGACCTGCAGGACGGCGACCCCGGCGTCATCGACCTAGACCTGGCCCTGCGCTCGCGCGGCACGTTCCGCGCCGGCCTCGAGGTCTCCCACGTCGAGGACCTGAAGGTCACCGAGGACAGGATCACCGGCCTGCCGACCGACGACTCCGAGACGTCGGTGAGGCTCACGGCCGGCGTGCCCGGCGCCTTCGACCTCGAGGTCAGGACGGCCTACCGCTACGCGCCCCCGCCCCCGGAGCCGGGCGAGCCGCCCGACCACTTCGACGACCTCAGCCTCAGCCTCACCATCGGCACGCTGGGGCAGGATGACGGCGTGCCGGGACTATCGCTCGACTACGCACGAGACCTGGACCGCGGCGAGTTGAGCGCTTTCGGCGTCGAGCTCACCGGCCGCGTCGGGCCCGTGAACCTCTACGCGCTCGAGCGCCTCTCCCTGCCCGCCGGAAGGGTGGCGCAGAGCCGGCTGCGGGCCGAGTGGCGCGGGGCCGTGGCCGCCGAGGCCAGGGGGCTCGAGTGGCTGCCGCCCGGCGCGGTCGGCCTGCCGACCCCCGACCCTTACTCCCGCGACCTGGAGTTCGCCGTCGAGGACGCCCCGACCGCCGGCGCGCCCACGTGGCGGGCGGCGTTCTCGACGCGCTTCGACCCCGCGCTCGAGGGCGGCGCGGGCGGCTACAGGGGCTCGACGCTGACGGCGCGGGCCCTCCTCGACTCGCGCGTGATCGGCCCCGCGCGCCTCAGCGTCGACGGCTTCGCCGAGGTCTCCTGGCGCGACTCCCTCCAGCCCGTGACCTACCTGAGGCGCGCGAACCTCCAGTTCGGCGTCGACCTCTACGAGCGCGTGGGGCTGCAGGGCACCGTCGGCTACGCGGCCTCCTTCAGCCAGTCCACGCAGGAGGTGACGAGCGCGCAGCTCACGCTCACCGACGTCGCCCTGGTCGTGAGGCCCCTGGACGAGCTCTACCTCGGCGTCGTGGTGGACGACGTCTGGGACCTCACCGGCAACGACCCCTCCAGGTCCTTCGCGCTCCAGCCGGAGTTCACGGTCGTGTGGAACAGGTGCTGCTGGGCGCTCTACGGCTCCTGGGACAGCGCCACCGGCCAGGTCTCGATCACGCTGACGACGCCCGGCGCCGACCAGGGCCTGCAGCAGGTGTTCGGCACCGGCCTCCTGCTGCCGGGGAGCGAGCCGTGAGGCGGCTGGCGGCGGCGCTGGCCGCAGCGCTGCTGCTCGCCTCGTGCACCGGCACGAGCGAGCCGCGGCCGACGACGCTGCTGGTCGTCGGCGCGGCGCCGGGCGGCGCGCCGCGGCTGCTGCTCGTGGAGGACGTCACCGAGACGGCGCCGCCCGGCGACCCGCGCCTGGTCGTCGTGCCCGGCGGCGCCCGCGACCTGCCCGCGCCGGCGGTGGCGCTCGACTTCGAGGAACGCGGGCTCGACCGGCCCGCCGCGTGGGTGCTGACGCGCGCGGTCGCCGACAGCGGCGGGACGCCGGCGGTCACCGCCTACCTGCAGCGCTTCGAGGTCGCCGACGTCGACCCCACCGACCCGACGGCGTTCGCCGAGGACGCGCCGCGGCGCGTGACGCTCACGGAGCCCGGCGGCTCAGGCGTGCTCGACGGGCGCTCGCCCACCTCCCCGGCGACGTGCCCGACGGCGCTGCAGGTGGACGAGGACGGCACGTTCGCCGTGGTCCTCGACGACCCGCCGCGCTGCGGGAGCGGCGACCATCCGGAGCTGTGGCTGGTGCCGCTGAGGCCCGGCCTCGGCCAGCCGCGCTCGCTGCTCGGCACCCAGGACCTCGCGCCCCTGCCGCCGTACCTCGACCAGCGCTCGTCCGACCAGGTCGTGTACTTCCTGGTGGGGGCGATCGAGCGCACGCACGTCTACGCCCTGCGCGGAGCGGACGACGACGCCGCGCGGCGCCTCGAGGGCGTGAGCCTGCCCGAGCCGGCCACCGACCTCGCCGCCGCGTCCGGCGCGGGCGACCTGCTGCTCGCCCTGGCGCAGGGCGACCTGCTGGCCACGAACCTCGTGGAGCCCGGGCCCGCGCTGCGCACCGACACCGTCGACACCGCCGCCGCGCTGGCGGCCGACCCCACGGGCACCGCCCCGGAGGTGCTGGCGCTGGGGGGCGCGGTCGTGGCGTTCCACGAGGACCCAGAGGACGGCGAGCCGGACACGGCGACCCGGCCGTCCGTGGCCGCGACGATCGACCCGCTCACCCGCTTCGCCTACGCCGTCGGGGAGGGGCGACTGACGGTCCTCGACCTGCTGACGGGCGGCGACACGGACCGGTCGTTCCAGGCCTACACGGAGCCGCTGCCGGAGCTGGAGCTGCCCCGCGGCGCGCCGGCCTCCCTGGTGGGCGCCGACTCCGGTCCCGTGACGGTCATCGGCTGGGTGCGGGCGGCGACGCCTCCGGCGCCGTGAGCCTGGCCAGCGCCTCCTTCGTGCGCTCCAGCGCGCCGGAGGCGACCGCGCGCGAGGCCGTGCGCAGCGCGCTCGCCACGGCCTTCGCGTCCGAGCTGCCGTGGCCGATGAACGCGTAGCCGTCCACGCCCAGCAGCGGCTGGGCGCCGTACTCTGACGGGTCCAGGCGCCTGGCGACCCCGCGCAGGGCCCGCCGCGCCAGCAGCCCGCCGAGCCGCGCCAGCGGGCCGCTCGACAACGCCTCCCTCACCCAGGCGAACAGCTCGCGGGCCTCGCCCTCGGCGAGCTTGAGCATGACGTTGCCGGTGAAGCCGTCGGTCACGAAGACGTCGGTGGTGCCCCTCAGCAGGTCGCGTCCCTCGACGTTGCCGTGGAAGCGTATGCCGGGGGTGGCGGCCAGCAGCTCGTGCGCGGCGCGCGTCAGCTCGTTGCCCTTGTGCGGCTCCTCGCCTATCGACACGAGGCCGACGGTGGGGTCGGCCACGCCCCACACGCTGCTGACGAAGGCGCTGCCGAGGACCGCGAACTGCCGGAGGTACTGCGGCCTGGCGTCGGCGTTCGCGCCCACGTCGAGGAGGGCTGAGAAGCCGGCGCGCGTGGGCACGTTCGCGAGGATCGCGGGGCGGTCGACGCCCGGCAGGCGCCCCAGCACGAGCAGGGCCGCGGCCATCGTCGCCCCCGAGTGGCCCATCGACACCGCGGCGTCGGCGGCGCCGTCCTTCACCAGGCGCATCGCCACCATCACGCTCGACTCGCGCCGGCGGCGGACGTCGGCGGCGTGGTCGTCCATCGAGATCGCGTCGGGGGCGTGCACGACCTCGAGCCCGGACCCGAGCCCGTCCAGCGCGGGCCTCAGCACGGCCTCGTCGCCGACCAGCACCACGCTAACGCCCTCGGCGGCGGCCGCCGACGCGCCCTCCAGCGCCGCCTGGGGCATGTGGTCGCCGCCCATGGCGTCGAGGGCGATGCGGGGCGTGCCGGCTGGCATCAGGCGCGCAGTATAGCCGCGCCTGCCGAAGCGGCTCACGGGGCGGGGCTAGACTTCCCGGCATGGAGGTCAGGACCTTCGACGCGCCCAGCGGGGAGAGGCTGGACGTCGCCATCGCCCAGGCGCTCGCGGTGTCGCGGACCTTCGCCAAGGAGCTGGTCAGCGAGGGCTTCGTCACCCTCGACGGCAGGCCCGTGGGCAAGCCGGCGACGAAGCTGACCGGCAGCGAGGTCGTCTCCGTCCTGCTGCCGCCGCCCGAGCCGATGGACGTCGAGCCGGAGGACCTAGGCATACCGATCCTGTTCGAGGACGAGTACCTCGCCGCGATCGACAAGCCGCCCGGCATCGTCGCCCACCCCACGGCGACGGTGCGGAGCGGGACGGTCGTCAACGCGCTCCTCGGGCGCATACCCCTCTCGAAGGAGCGCTACCAGGACCCCGGCGACGTGCTGTACCGGCCCGGCATCGTGCACCGCCTCGACAAGGACACGTCAGGGGTGATGGTCGTCGCCAAGACCGACGAGGCGCACCGGCACCTGGCGAACTCGTTCAAGCGCCGCTTCACCGAGAAGGAGTACGTGGCGATCGCCGTCGGCGACGTCGAGGACGGCGCGATCGTCGACGCGCCCATCGGCCGTCACCCCGTCGAGCGCCAGCGCATGACGGTCGGCGGCGAGGCGCCACGCAGCGCCTCCACGCACTTCTGGGCCCTGGCGCGGGCGCCCGGCCACACGCTCGTGCGCGCCAAGCCGCACACCGGACGGACCCACCAGATACGCGTGCACCTCTGGCACCTCGGCGCGCCGATCCTCGGCGACGAGGTCTACGGCCGGCGCAGCGGCCTCATCGGCCGGCAGGCGCTGCACGCGCGCAGCCTCACGCTGCCGCACCCGCGCGACAACGCGCCGGTCACGTTCATCGCGCCGGTGCGCGAGGACATCGTCGAGGCGTGGCTGAGGCTAGGGGGCAAGTGGCCGGCGGAGCTCGAGCCGCCGCCTCCCCTGCTCCCCGAGGTGCCGCCGCCCGGCATGGAGCCGCCCGGGGGTCACGGCGACGAGGGCTGAGACCGCGACCCGCCCGCGGTTACAATCCCCGCGTTCCGCTTACGCGAGCGGGGGAAGGCGCCCACAGTGGACGACGCGGTCACGCTCACCCTGCCTCACTGGCAGCTCGACTCCATCTACCCCGGCCTGGGCAGCCCCGAGTACCTGGCCGACAAGAGCGCGTTCCTGGACGCGCTCGCCGAGCTCGAGGCCTACCTCGACGCGCACGGCATCGGGACCTCCGGCCCGCCCGACGGCGGGCGGGCGGGCGCGGCGGGTCCGCGGGCCGACGAGGCGGAGACCCTGGCCAGGGCCCTCGAACTGGTCATGCGCCTCAGCGAGCTCCAGGCCGTGCTAGCCGTCTACCTGTCGCTGCGCGTGTCGACCGACTCGTACGACGACGCGGCGCAGGCCGAGCTCTCGGCGCTGCGCGCGCTGGGGGCCCGCACCGGCGCGGCCTGGGCGCGCTTCAAGGGCTGGCTGAAGGGCGTCGACCTCGACGCCGCGGCCGCACGCTTCGAGGTCGTGGCGGCGCACCGCTACCCCCTCGAACGCTACCGCCAGGAGGCCGAGCGCATGCTAGGCCACGAGGCCGAGGCGCTGGCGGCGGCTCTCGACGGCAGCGGCGGGTCGGCGTGGGCGCGGCTCTACGACGACCTGACCTCGCGCGAGCGGGTGCGCGCCGCCGTGCTGCCTGAGGAGGTGGCGGGCGAGACGCCGGAGCGCGAGTACGGCGTGCCCGAGCTGCGCCACCTGCAGTCCCACCCGCGCGAGGACGTGCGCCGGCGCGCCTACCGCGCCGAGCTCGAGCTGCTCGGCCGCAACCAGCTGGCCTTCGCCGCGGCCATGAACGGCATCAAGGGCCAGGTGGGGACCCTCGCCAGGCAGCGCGGCTGGCGCGGGCCCCTCGAGTACAGCCTCTTCCAGCACGGCATCACGAGGGAGAGCCTGGGCGCGATGCACGAGGCGTGCGAGGAGCGCTTCGAGACGCTCCGCGGCTACCTGCGGGCGAAGGCCAGCCTCCTGGGCAAGGAGCGGCTCGCCTGGTACGACCTGCTGGCGCCGCTGCCCCAGGCAGCGTCCCCCGCCTTCACCTGGGAGCAGGCCAAGGACCTCGTCCTCGACCGCTTCGCGAGCTACTCCGCCGAGCTGGCGTCCTTCGCGCGACGCGCGTTCGAGTCGGGCTGGGTCGACGTGCCGCCGCGCCGCGGCAAGCGCAGCGGCGCGTTCTGCTCTGGCGTGCCGGTGCGCCACGAGTCGCGCGTGATGCTGAACTTCGGCGGGAACCTCTCCGACGTCTTCACGCTGGCCCACGAGCTCGGGCACGCCTACCACAACGACTGCAAGTTCCGCTTCGGCCGCACGGTCCTGCAGTCGCCTACGCCCATGACGCTGGCCGAGACGGCCAGCATCTTCTGCGAGACGCTGCTCTTCGACGGCCTCATGGAGTCCGCGGGCGCGGCCGAGCGCCTGGCGGTGCTGGAGCAGAACCTGCAGCACGCCACGCAGCTCCTGCTCGACATCCACACGCGGTTCCTCTTCGAGGCCGAGGTGTTCGAGCGGCGCCGCGAGCGCGAGCTGTCGCCGGAGGAGATGAGCGACGCGATGGAGAGGGCCCAGGCGCGCGTCTTCGGCGACGCGCTGGCCGAGGGCGAGCGCCACCCGCTGATGTGGGCGCACAAGCCGCACTACTACTCGAGCGCGCGCTCCTTCTACAACTACCCGTACACGTTCGGGTGGCTGTTCTCCCTCGGCCTCTACGCCCGCTACCGCGCCGAGGGCGAGGCGTTCAGGCGGCGTTACGATGAGCTGCTGTCCGCGACCGGCATCGCCTCCGCCAGCGACCTGGCGCGGGGCTTCGGCATCGACATCGAGGACCCAGGGTTCTGGCGCGAGAGCTTGGGCGTCGTGGCGGACCGCGTCGACGCCTTCCGCGCGATCACGGCAGGGAGCGAAGGACCAGCATGACGACGAACTACCGCGACCTCTTCGACCTCACCGGCAAGCACGCCCTCGTCATCGGCGCCGGGTCCGGCATCGGCAGGGCCACGGTCCACGGGCT
Above is a window of Trueperaceae bacterium DNA encoding:
- the trmB gene encoding tRNA (guanosine(46)-N7)-methyltransferase TrmB produces the protein MSAGTEALGREPGGTAAAGAPRVLLPWRSGPFPVDWDAVFAEDGPLHVEVGFGDGRFTVRRALAEPGARFVGLEVSSGSVQRALRNVARHGVANVRIAKVGAEFAVRHLFDRGSIASIVVNFPDPWPKARHEKNRLMRPAFLELAADRLEGRGEVRLATDHEGYLEFARESAAATGLYEELRPEPPPAVFETKYALKWRAQGKPLHYVVFRRNGAPAPAFSHLERPKDMPHALLKGTLPASAELSKTVARHGGGHVILHEAATVMPGGEDRGRRWLVRATVDEPDIRQQLLVLVQQRREDEVIVRLETFGDPVVTPAVRGAVHEVAEWLARAAGLEVTERDY
- the plsX gene encoding phosphate acyltransferase PlsX — its product is MPAGTPRIALDAMGGDHMPQAALEGASAAAAEGVSVVLVGDEAVLRPALDGLGSGLEVVHAPDAISMDDHAADVRRRRESSVMVAMRLVKDGAADAAVSMGHSGATMAAALLVLGRLPGVDRPAILANVPTRAGFSALLDVGANADARPQYLRQFAVLGSAFVSSVWGVADPTVGLVSIGEEPHKGNELTRAAHELLAATPGIRFHGNVEGRDLLRGTTDVFVTDGFTGNVMLKLAEGEARELFAWVREALSSGPLARLGGLLARRALRGVARRLDPSEYGAQPLLGVDGYAFIGHGSSDAKAVASALRTASRAVASGALERTKEALARLTAPEASPPAPSR
- a CDS encoding LptF/LptG family permease: MPKRLARSLLRETAGLYLLGVAAICLLQSVDMLSVLARFLVQNQATLADTGRLLLYKLPWFLHLGLPVAVVFAVLLACGRMAKDSELKAAYSSGIAPRTLFWPLAAFGLAVGAVSLVNNGFLEARAEAAYQAKVDEYLYVRPPSELQVNAAYAYEGGVFYASRMRSTPEDPSVARLSGVLVVRPDGTVLTALDGEWDSRERVWRLFAAERTPPGGRPEGAGSVTVPFALEATPAQTLTRPAELPLDQLVARMRTVAAAGGDTRELRYDLHRRLADALSAPIFAAFAAAIALRVRGREAGFAWTIVLMVLFWATWVLSGDLFTSGALGPVVAAWLTPAAAGAGAALVAARTLPG
- a CDS encoding M3 family oligoendopeptidase, coding for MDDAVTLTLPHWQLDSIYPGLGSPEYLADKSAFLDALAELEAYLDAHGIGTSGPPDGGRAGAAGPRADEAETLARALELVMRLSELQAVLAVYLSLRVSTDSYDDAAQAELSALRALGARTGAAWARFKGWLKGVDLDAAAARFEVVAAHRYPLERYRQEAERMLGHEAEALAAALDGSGGSAWARLYDDLTSRERVRAAVLPEEVAGETPEREYGVPELRHLQSHPREDVRRRAYRAELELLGRNQLAFAAAMNGIKGQVGTLARQRGWRGPLEYSLFQHGITRESLGAMHEACEERFETLRGYLRAKASLLGKERLAWYDLLAPLPQAASPAFTWEQAKDLVLDRFASYSAELASFARRAFESGWVDVPPRRGKRSGAFCSGVPVRHESRVMLNFGGNLSDVFTLAHELGHAYHNDCKFRFGRTVLQSPTPMTLAETASIFCETLLFDGLMESAGAAERLAVLEQNLQHATQLLLDIHTRFLFEAEVFERRRERELSPEEMSDAMERAQARVFGDALAEGERHPLMWAHKPHYYSSARSFYNYPYTFGWLFSLGLYARYRAEGEAFRRRYDELLSATGIASASDLARGFGIDIEDPGFWRESLGVVADRVDAFRAITAGSEGPA
- a CDS encoding RluA family pseudouridine synthase, which produces MEVRTFDAPSGERLDVAIAQALAVSRTFAKELVSEGFVTLDGRPVGKPATKLTGSEVVSVLLPPPEPMDVEPEDLGIPILFEDEYLAAIDKPPGIVAHPTATVRSGTVVNALLGRIPLSKERYQDPGDVLYRPGIVHRLDKDTSGVMVVAKTDEAHRHLANSFKRRFTEKEYVAIAVGDVEDGAIVDAPIGRHPVERQRMTVGGEAPRSASTHFWALARAPGHTLVRAKPHTGRTHQIRVHLWHLGAPILGDEVYGRRSGLIGRQALHARSLTLPHPRDNAPVTFIAPVREDIVEAWLRLGGKWPAELEPPPPLLPEVPPPGMEPPGGHGDEG
- a CDS encoding LptF/LptG family permease; the protein is MNRFSRYLLREVMPLFVAALVALLLLLMLAALLGVLADALARGVPPGLVARYMLLKLPAAVGPGLPLALLFAALVALTRLGQDGEVKAALLLGIGPQRFAFPVLALGLVVSAAAFLNNELVVPRSERLAGEVERDILLLSPETVLVEGAFFTDALGRSIFIGAIEPGGRFEDVTVITPGTSRGPRELIRAELGRARPDEGVWELEGIRFQALRDSELTLDIAAAEAVLPVRGLTARSSAVSDLVYLPLGELVARIRAAGDAEAPAERTALQRKFAEPLAATAFALFAVALGLYTFRSGANIGFVAAMLLTFVYYATWSVTKLLGAQGTIPPWLAAWTPVALYAGGGLMLLALARRR
- a CDS encoding DUF4388 domain-containing protein, with the translated sequence MTGTLGLFSLVDLFQLLASARRSGRLTIDHPRGRARVYFEKGAAVHADFAGLVGEEAVYALFADERGTFEFRIGMPATEQTITTSTENLVLEAMRRLDEARRGTSSEEPGEPRLSRDAVPMRATMAEEMLRTGGVSLTPEERALVDNADGTRTVTRIAAQAGLDEQRALVVMQRLVKTGVLKLQSKRPRTARLVARLTQLPIAPGAAGVDVNIVAAWERALERPVRQVACRREDGTVLVFDLQLLEGAGPFLELSRDAFLRADIVANEALLVRPYVADG